A single Pantoea rwandensis DNA region contains:
- the yejM gene encoding LPS biosynthesis-modulating metalloenzyme YejM → MVTNRQRYREKVSQMISWGHWFALFNIIFALILGSRYLLVADWPASLAGRIYAYTSWIGHFSFIVFAGYLLVIFPLTFVVMSQRLLRVLSAIIATAGLTLIMVDSAVFNRFHLHLNPVVWELVINPDQSEMARDWQLMFISVPVIFLVEMLFATWSWQKLRSLNRRSFGKPLAALFICAFFASHLMYIWADANFYRPITMQRANLPLSYPMTARRFLERHGLLDAQEYQRRLVQQGDPEALSVQYPLSDITFRDGGTRHNLLLLTVDGLSHDNLDKALPSLNQFASDNVRFTQHYSAGIAPEKGVFGLFYGISSSYMDGVLAARMPSALLGALNSQGYQFGLFSSDGFSQPLYRQALLADYSLPEADSQPNSTTVNQWQNWLNGQKAEGAPWFSWISLDGVNVTGESIKARQRSYLRQANSVDEQIAAVLQALKQRDLLKNTVVVITAQRAVTPENDDNPGNRATLQVPLVVHWPNTPAQTIDRLTDQQDVMTTLMQRLLHVRTNPANYSQGEDLFAAQRSHNWVASSEEGKLVVTTPTVTLVLNNNGSYSAYDAQGHKLKDHKPQLALLLQVLTEEKRFTAN, encoded by the coding sequence ATGGTAACCAACCGGCAGCGCTATCGCGAAAAAGTCTCCCAGATGATCAGCTGGGGGCACTGGTTTGCTCTGTTTAATATCATCTTCGCGCTGATTTTAGGTAGCCGCTATCTGTTGGTCGCCGATTGGCCTGCGTCACTCGCGGGTCGTATTTATGCCTATACCAGCTGGATTGGCCACTTTAGCTTTATCGTGTTCGCCGGTTATCTGCTGGTGATTTTTCCGCTCACCTTTGTGGTGATGTCACAGCGATTGCTTAGGGTGCTGTCGGCGATTATCGCCACTGCCGGGCTGACGCTGATTATGGTCGATAGCGCGGTGTTCAACCGCTTCCATCTCCACCTGAATCCGGTGGTGTGGGAGTTGGTGATCAACCCGGACCAAAGCGAGATGGCGCGTGACTGGCAGCTGATGTTTATTAGCGTACCGGTCATCTTCCTCGTGGAGATGCTGTTTGCCACCTGGAGCTGGCAGAAGCTGCGCAGCCTGAATCGACGCTCATTTGGTAAGCCGCTGGCCGCGCTGTTTATCTGTGCTTTCTTTGCCAGCCATCTGATGTATATCTGGGCGGATGCCAATTTCTATCGCCCGATTACCATGCAACGCGCCAATCTGCCGCTCTCCTATCCGATGACCGCACGACGGTTTCTTGAACGCCATGGCTTGCTGGATGCGCAGGAGTATCAGCGCCGTCTGGTGCAACAGGGCGATCCTGAGGCGCTGTCAGTGCAGTATCCGCTGAGTGACATTACCTTCCGCGATGGCGGCACGCGCCACAACCTGCTACTGCTGACCGTTGATGGTTTGAGCCATGACAATCTGGATAAGGCACTGCCGTCGCTGAATCAGTTTGCCAGCGACAACGTACGCTTTACCCAACACTACAGTGCCGGGATTGCGCCGGAGAAAGGCGTGTTCGGGCTGTTTTACGGCATCTCCTCCAGCTATATGGATGGCGTACTTGCCGCGCGGATGCCTTCGGCGTTACTCGGTGCGCTAAATTCGCAGGGATACCAGTTTGGTCTGTTCTCCTCCGATGGTTTCAGCCAACCCCTGTATCGCCAGGCACTGTTAGCGGATTACAGCTTGCCTGAAGCTGATTCTCAGCCAAACAGCACGACGGTGAACCAATGGCAAAACTGGCTCAACGGCCAGAAAGCCGAGGGTGCGCCCTGGTTCTCATGGATTTCACTTGATGGCGTCAACGTGACTGGCGAAAGCATTAAAGCGCGTCAGCGCAGCTATTTGCGCCAGGCTAACAGTGTTGATGAGCAAATTGCGGCCGTACTACAGGCGCTAAAACAACGCGACTTACTCAAAAATACCGTGGTGGTGATTACCGCTCAGCGTGCAGTGACGCCGGAGAATGATGACAATCCGGGTAACCGTGCAACGTTGCAGGTGCCGCTGGTGGTGCATTGGCCGAATACGCCGGCGCAGACCATCGATCGTCTGACCGACCAGCAGGATGTGATGACAACGTTGATGCAACGTCTGCTGCATGTGCGCACCAATCCAGCCAACTATTCACAGGGTGAAGACCTGTTTGCTGCTCAGCGCAGCCACAACTGGGTGGCCAGCAGTGAAGAGGGCAAACTGGTGGTGACTACGCCAACCGTGACGCTGGTGCTGAATAACAACGGCAGTTACAGCGCCTACGATGCACAGGGCCATAAGCTGAAGGATCATAAACCGCAGCTGGCGTTACTGCTTCAGGTGTTGACAGAAGAGAAGCGCTTTACCGCAAACTGA
- a CDS encoding YejL family protein: MPQSSRYSDERVEKLLAQMAQILEKDKAPTDLSLMVLGNMVTNLINTSVSPAQRRSLAKSFAEALQSSVRDDNAH, from the coding sequence ATGCCACAATCATCCCGTTATAGCGACGAGCGCGTAGAGAAGCTTCTCGCGCAGATGGCGCAGATTCTTGAAAAAGACAAAGCGCCAACCGACCTTTCCCTGATGGTATTAGGGAACATGGTAACCAATTTGATTAACACCAGTGTCTCGCCGGCCCAGCGCCGCAGCCTGGCGAAATCTTTCGCGGAAGCGTTGCAGTCTTCCGTTCGCGATGACAACGCCCACTAA
- the yejK gene encoding nucleoid-associated protein YejK — MSLDIDQIALHQLVKRDENQLELVLRDTLLPTTRAVEEMAEELHRVYSAKSKAYGLFNEESELADALRNCRKGQDDFLAFSRAATGRLRDELGKYPFAESGVVLFLHYRYLAVEYLLVAMLSSQSSMRVNEELDISSTHYLDINHADIVARIDLTEWETNPESTRYLTFLRGRVGRKVADFFMDFLGASVGLDTKAQNRGLLQAVDDYCAESNLDKNERQNYRQQVYSYCNDQLQAGEEIALEDLSSELPPLGEKTFQAFTQEQGYELEEHFPADRSTLRQLTKFAGSGGGLTLNFDAMLLGERIFWDPTTDTLTIKGTPPNLRDQLQRRTGGN, encoded by the coding sequence ATGAGTCTGGATATCGACCAGATTGCCCTGCATCAGTTAGTTAAACGTGATGAAAATCAGCTTGAGCTGGTCCTGCGTGACACATTACTGCCGACGACCCGTGCGGTAGAAGAGATGGCGGAAGAGTTGCATCGGGTGTACAGCGCCAAAAGTAAGGCTTACGGTTTGTTCAATGAAGAGAGCGAACTGGCCGATGCGCTGCGTAACTGTCGCAAAGGGCAAGATGACTTTCTGGCTTTCAGCCGTGCGGCGACTGGCCGTCTGCGTGATGAGCTGGGCAAATATCCGTTTGCGGAAAGTGGCGTGGTGCTGTTCCTGCACTATCGCTATCTGGCGGTTGAGTACTTGCTGGTGGCGATGCTGAGCAGCCAGTCGAGCATGCGCGTCAATGAGGAATTGGATATCAGCAGCACCCATTATCTCGACATCAATCATGCGGATATTGTGGCGCGTATTGATCTCACTGAGTGGGAAACCAACCCAGAATCAACCCGTTATCTGACCTTCCTGCGTGGACGTGTCGGGCGCAAAGTGGCCGATTTCTTTATGGATTTCCTCGGTGCCAGCGTAGGCCTGGATACGAAAGCGCAGAACCGGGGTTTGCTGCAGGCGGTAGATGATTACTGCGCGGAGTCGAATCTCGATAAGAACGAGCGCCAGAACTATCGTCAGCAGGTCTACAGCTACTGCAACGACCAACTGCAGGCAGGTGAGGAGATTGCGCTGGAAGATTTGTCCAGTGAACTGCCGCCACTGGGAGAGAAAACGTTCCAGGCCTTTACCCAGGAGCAGGGTTACGAGTTGGAAGAGCATTTCCCGGCTGACCGTAGCACATTGCGCCAGCTGACCAAGTTTGCTGGCAGCGGTGGCGGCCTGACGCTGAATTTTGATGCCATGCTGCTGGGCGAGCGCATTTTCTGGGATCCAACGACCGATACTCTGACCATCAAAGGGACACCACCTAATCTGCGCGATCAGTTACAGCGCCGAACAGGCGGAAACTGA
- the rplY gene encoding 50S ribosomal protein L25, producing MTTFNAEVRKEQGKGASRRLRVANKFPAIIYGGNEAPVAIELDHDVVMNLQAKPEFYTDVLTIVVDGKEVKVKAQAVQRHPFKPKLHHIDFVRA from the coding sequence ATGACCACTTTCAACGCTGAAGTACGTAAAGAGCAGGGTAAGGGTGCGAGCCGCCGTCTGCGTGTAGCAAATAAATTCCCAGCCATCATCTATGGCGGAAACGAAGCGCCAGTTGCTATCGAACTGGACCACGACGTTGTAATGAACCTGCAGGCTAAGCCTGAGTTCTACACCGACGTGCTGACCATCGTTGTTGATGGTAAAGAAGTTAAAGTTAAAGCTCAGGCGGTACAGCGTCATCCGTTCAAGCCAAAACTGCACCACATCGACTTCGTTCGCGCTTAA
- a CDS encoding DEAD/DEAH box helicase yields MSFTLRPYQQEAVDATLQHFRRHDAPAVIVLPTGAGKSLVIAELARIARGRVLVLAHVKELVEQNHSKYQAYGLEADIFAAGLQRKQSESKVVFGSVQSVARNLDRFDSAFSLVIVDECHRISDNEESQYQQLFAHLRQHNPQLRLLGLTATPFRLGKGWIYQFHYHGMVRGDQHALFRDCIYELPLRYMIKHGFLVPPERLDMPVVQYDFSRLIPQNNGLFSEADLNRELKQQNRVTPHIIRQIVEFAEDRRGVMVFAATVEHAREILSLMPENSALVSAETVVKERDRLISEFKAQQLKFLVNVAVLTTGFDAPHVDLIAILRPTESVSLYQQIVGRGLRLSPGKTDCLILDYAGNPHDLFTPEVGTPKGASDNQPVQVFCPACGFANTFWGKTTEDGHIIEHFGRRCQGVMEDDEGNREQCDYRFRFKSCPDCGAENDIAARRCHQCDRIMVDPDDMLKAALKLKDARVLRCGGMTLEQGRDEKGEWLKATYFDEDGTSVSERFRLQTPAQRKAFEQLFMRPHQRAPGVELGWQTAADVIALQPLLRHPDFVVARAKGHFWQIREKMFDYQGRYRRANELR; encoded by the coding sequence ATGTCCTTCACCCTGCGCCCATACCAGCAAGAGGCGGTTGACGCCACGCTCCAGCATTTTCGCCGCCACGATGCGCCCGCCGTGATCGTGTTGCCGACGGGTGCCGGTAAAAGTCTGGTGATCGCTGAACTGGCGCGGATTGCCAGAGGCCGCGTGCTGGTGTTGGCGCATGTGAAAGAGCTGGTCGAGCAGAATCACAGTAAATATCAGGCGTATGGTCTGGAGGCCGATATTTTTGCCGCCGGTTTGCAGCGCAAACAGAGCGAAAGCAAAGTGGTTTTTGGCAGCGTGCAGTCGGTGGCGCGCAATCTGGATCGCTTCGACAGTGCCTTCTCCCTGGTGATCGTTGATGAGTGTCACCGCATCAGCGACAACGAAGAGAGCCAGTATCAACAGCTGTTCGCCCATCTGCGACAGCACAATCCGCAGCTGCGGCTGCTTGGGTTGACCGCCACCCCTTTCCGCCTCGGTAAAGGCTGGATTTATCAGTTTCACTATCACGGCATGGTGCGCGGCGATCAGCACGCGTTATTCCGTGACTGTATTTATGAATTGCCGCTGCGCTACATGATCAAGCACGGTTTCCTTGTGCCGCCCGAACGGCTGGATATGCCGGTAGTACAGTACGATTTCAGCCGCCTGATCCCGCAAAACAACGGCTTATTCAGCGAAGCCGATCTCAATCGCGAATTGAAGCAGCAGAATCGCGTGACGCCGCACATCATCAGACAGATCGTGGAGTTCGCGGAAGATCGCCGTGGTGTGATGGTGTTCGCCGCCACGGTAGAACATGCGCGTGAAATTTTATCTCTGATGCCCGAGAACAGCGCGTTGGTATCTGCGGAAACCGTGGTGAAAGAACGCGACCGTTTGATCAGCGAATTTAAAGCGCAGCAGTTAAAGTTTTTAGTGAACGTCGCGGTGCTGACCACCGGCTTTGATGCGCCACACGTCGATCTCATCGCCATTCTGCGCCCTACTGAATCTGTCAGCCTGTATCAGCAAATCGTCGGGCGCGGCCTGCGTTTGTCACCGGGCAAAACCGATTGCCTGATCCTCGATTACGCCGGCAATCCGCACGATCTCTTTACACCGGAAGTCGGCACGCCAAAGGGCGCCAGTGACAACCAGCCGGTGCAGGTGTTCTGCCCCGCCTGTGGTTTCGCCAATACCTTCTGGGGAAAAACCACCGAAGACGGCCACATCATTGAACATTTTGGTCGTCGCTGTCAGGGCGTGATGGAGGATGATGAGGGCAATCGTGAACAGTGTGACTATCGCTTCCGCTTTAAAAGTTGTCCCGACTGCGGTGCAGAAAACGATATTGCGGCTCGCCGCTGCCATCAGTGCGATCGTATTATGGTCGACCCGGATGATATGTTGAAAGCCGCGCTAAAACTTAAAGATGCACGCGTGCTGCGCTGCGGCGGTATGACGCTGGAACAAGGACGTGACGAGAAAGGGGAATGGTTAAAAGCGACCTACTTTGATGAAGATGGCACCAGCGTCAGTGAACGTTTCCGTCTGCAAACGCCTGCACAACGTAAAGCCTTTGAGCAGCTGTTTATGCGCCCACACCAGCGCGCACCCGGCGTGGAACTCGGTTGGCAAACGGCTGCGGATGTTATCGCTTTGCAGCCACTGCTGCGCCATCCCGATTTTGTGGTGGCACGCGCGAAAGGTCATTTCTGGCAAATTCGCGAGAAGATGTTCGATTATCAGGGACGTTATCGGCGCGCGAATGAGCTGCGTTAA
- the rsuA gene encoding 16S rRNA pseudouridine(516) synthase RsuA encodes MRLEKFISQQLEVSRAIAGREIRARKVTINGEVVRDAGYKVLPDDEIEYDGNPLVVQTGPRYFMLNKPQGYVCSTDDPDHPTVLFFMEEPAAFKLHAAGRLDIDTTGLVLLTDDGQWSHRITSPRHHLEKTYLVEVEEPIDPALVEKFAAGIQLHNEKELTKPAVLEILDEKAARLTITEGRYHQVKRMFAAMGNHVSALHRESIGEIVLDDDLAEGEYRELTEEEVDSIGLPEELKNANSGRERCVRKRIHR; translated from the coding sequence ATGCGACTCGAAAAATTCATATCTCAGCAGCTGGAAGTCAGCCGTGCTATCGCCGGCCGCGAAATCCGCGCCAGGAAAGTCACTATTAACGGCGAAGTGGTGCGCGATGCGGGCTACAAAGTGTTGCCAGACGACGAAATCGAATACGACGGCAATCCACTGGTGGTGCAAACCGGTCCTCGCTACTTCATGCTGAATAAACCGCAGGGCTATGTCTGCTCCACTGACGATCCCGATCATCCTACCGTGTTGTTCTTCATGGAAGAACCCGCTGCCTTTAAGCTGCATGCGGCAGGGCGTCTGGATATCGATACCACCGGTCTGGTTCTGCTGACGGACGATGGTCAATGGTCACACCGTATAACCTCTCCGCGCCATCACCTCGAAAAAACCTATCTGGTTGAGGTCGAAGAGCCGATTGACCCTGCGTTGGTGGAGAAGTTTGCGGCGGGGATTCAACTGCACAATGAGAAAGAGCTGACCAAACCGGCGGTGCTGGAGATCCTGGATGAAAAGGCCGCGCGATTAACCATCACGGAAGGCCGCTATCATCAGGTCAAACGCATGTTTGCCGCGATGGGAAACCATGTCTCTGCGCTGCATCGCGAAAGCATTGGTGAGATTGTGCTGGATGACGATCTGGCTGAAGGTGAATACCGTGAACTCACGGAAGAAGAGGTCGACAGCATCGGCCTGCCAGAAGAGTTGAAAAACGCAAATAGCGGGAGAGAGCGGTGCGTAAGGAAAAGAATTCACCGGTAG
- a CDS encoding Bcr/CflA family multidrug efflux MFS transporter, giving the protein MRKEKNSPVGLVVILGLLAMLMPLSIDMYLPAMPQIAREFAVSAGSVQMTLNLYILGFAIGQLVYGPLADSYGRKPVIVLGTLIFACAAAACALSQSIDQLIFMRFLHGLSAAAASVVINALMRDSYSKEDFSRMMSFVMLVTTIAPLLAPIIGGWLLLLWNWHAIFWTLAVAALITTVLVVTQIRETLKPEQRQRFHLRTTISNFVALVRHKRAFSYMLASGFSFAGLFTFLNAGPFVYIEVNHVSPQNFGYYFGLNVVFLFVMTLINSRAVRRFGPLAMFRIGLIIQFAMGIWLLIASALDLGFLSLVFGVAMFIGCVSTVSSNAMAVILDEFPHMAGTASSLAGTLRFGVGALVGALLSLVSINSAWPMVATIALCATVSIVLFSYAARPRHT; this is encoded by the coding sequence GTGCGTAAGGAAAAGAATTCACCGGTAGGTTTAGTCGTGATTCTGGGATTGCTGGCGATGCTGATGCCGCTCTCCATTGATATGTATTTGCCGGCTATGCCGCAAATTGCTCGCGAATTTGCCGTTTCGGCAGGCAGCGTGCAGATGACGCTTAACCTTTACATCCTGGGGTTTGCTATCGGGCAGTTGGTGTATGGCCCGCTGGCGGACAGCTACGGACGTAAACCGGTGATTGTGCTGGGCACGCTAATCTTTGCCTGCGCCGCAGCGGCATGCGCCTTATCACAGTCCATTGATCAACTGATCTTTATGCGCTTCCTGCACGGTTTGTCGGCGGCAGCGGCCAGCGTGGTGATTAATGCGCTGATGAGAGACAGTTACTCGAAAGAGGATTTCTCGCGCATGATGTCGTTTGTCATGCTGGTCACCACCATTGCGCCGTTACTGGCACCGATTATCGGCGGTTGGCTGTTGCTGCTGTGGAACTGGCACGCGATATTCTGGACGCTGGCCGTGGCCGCATTGATCACCACTGTGCTGGTGGTGACACAGATCCGTGAAACGCTGAAGCCTGAACAGCGGCAGCGATTCCATCTGCGTACCACAATCAGTAACTTTGTGGCGCTGGTGCGCCACAAACGTGCGTTCAGTTATATGCTGGCAAGCGGCTTCTCATTTGCGGGGCTGTTTACCTTCCTCAACGCCGGGCCATTTGTTTACATCGAAGTCAATCACGTTTCACCGCAAAACTTTGGTTACTACTTTGGCCTTAACGTGGTGTTCCTGTTTGTCATGACGCTGATTAACAGTCGTGCGGTACGCCGCTTTGGGCCGCTGGCGATGTTCCGTATCGGGCTGATTATTCAGTTCGCAATGGGTATCTGGCTGCTGATTGCCAGTGCGCTGGATTTGGGTTTCCTGTCGCTGGTGTTTGGCGTAGCGATGTTTATTGGCTGCGTCTCGACGGTCTCTTCGAACGCGATGGCGGTGATTCTCGATGAGTTTCCGCATATGGCAGGCACCGCATCGTCGCTGGCCGGAACCTTACGCTTTGGCGTGGGGGCGCTGGTGGGCGCATTGCTGTCACTGGTGAGTATTAACAGCGCCTGGCCGATGGTGGCGACCATTGCCCTGTGCGCAACCGTCTCCATTGTGTTGTTTAGCTACGCCGCACGTCCACGCCACACGTAA